Within Actinomycetota bacterium, the genomic segment ACTCGGACGCGCCCGGCACCCATGTATCGATCATGTCCCAATGCGGCCCGAAGAGGGTCTCGCGCACGATGCCGAGGCCCGGCTTGAAGATCGCGCCGAAGTCGTCACTGTCGCTGTCGAACGTCGTCTCGGTCAGACAGGCGACCCCGGCGCTGCATCCGGCGTACCCCATGCCCCGGGCGATACCGCGTAGGAGCGCGGCGCACACCGCGGTGTCGCGCAGCACGTGGGAGAGGTGGGCCGGGTTGCCTCCCGAGAAGTAGACGACCGACGCCTCCTCGAGCCGCGCCGCGAGCTCGTCGCGCCCGGCGTCATCGCGGGTGCGCACCGGCAGCACCTCTGCCTCGACGTCGATCGAGGCGAAGTGCTCCAATCCCTTGCGCCCCCACTCCTCGAACACGGCGTCGCCCTCGCGGGACGAGGCCGTGGGCGCGATCACGACGCGACCGTCGCCCGTCACCCGCTCGAGGAGCCAACGGTCCGCGACCTCTGACCACGGCTCGAACTCGCCCGACCCGAGCAAGGCCCAGGAGCTCACGCCAGCGCCTCCGCACTGAGCGTCGCGGGCCGGAGCTCGGCGTCGAGCCTCGCGCCAGTCTCGGCAGCGATTTCGACCAGCGCCTCGACGTCCTCGGCCTCGGTCCGGTAGTTCACGATGCAGGACCGCAGGCAGAAGCGGTCACGCAGCACGGCGTTCGAACAGTAGACGCGCCCCCCGAGCTGGATGTCGGTCATGATCCGCTCGTTCAGGTCGTCGAGGTACTCCTCGCGACCCTCGAACCCTTGCGGCGGCAGGCCCGGGGGCACGTAGCGGAAGCAGGTGATCGACAGAACCACCGGGGTCATCAGCTCGAAGTCGTCGCGTTCCTCGACGAGGGCCCCCAGGTAGCGCGCCAACGCGGCGTCGTGCGAGATGCGCCGAGCGTACGCGTCGCGACCGTGTGCGAGGAGCGAGATCCAGACCTTGAGGGACCAGAAGCCCCTACTGAAGTTGGGCGAGTGTCGGCCGAGGTCGACGCCCCAATCGGTGTGTTCCTCGTCCTTCACGATGTAGGAGACGTACTCGAGGTCGAAGGAACGGCGCATCAGCTCGAGGTCCCGCACGAGCACGCATCCCCCCGAGTGCG encodes:
- a CDS encoding Type 1 glutamine amidotransferase-like domain-containing protein, whose amino-acid sequence is MSSWALLGSGEFEPWSEVADRWLLERVTGDGRVVIAPTASSREGDAVFEEWGRKGLEHFASIDVEAEVLPVRTRDDAGRDELAARLEEASVVYFSGGNPAHLSHVLRDTAVCAALLRGIARGMGYAGCSAGVACLTETTFDSDSDDFGAIFKPGLGIVRETLFGPHWDMIDTWVPGASEFIVSSVADGHAFVGIDEQTAMLGDGERWQVRGRGCVHVRRDGEFARYGDGDRFDLPLPIDGRGTGTPQV